A window from Drosophila nasuta strain 15112-1781.00 chromosome 3, ASM2355853v1, whole genome shotgun sequence encodes these proteins:
- the LOC132791591 gene encoding mucin-2: MDTVYGTKKYFQSLSGVSDIYRTQTCRQMNTSEYNYQNTLGRRSQLGAYYHMNKQPSYTNDHSINSQYGYNTWGIWRDGRNIAPSTFSTKTHAHYPKNRSFSIILTTAAFIVLLAVISIAGLAFYFSSIKATLEDPVLGFEGSFRIAKGDLYSTGLKYNHTTTYKQKIDFYKRFVERSLTDNGLQPLRTDVWGFGEGPLIKVSFRVFLDVRKLPQNILSVEEYIKESLFLETSASKSLYRSIRLDADSVEIKRILDEQVVRSAGILKEAQTVPTSQTQLEKRLMKKGAGAGAGAPLQTKPSGLSTPKPRPAVRPHSPDDEPDIDVENAPVIQGSFEGSFEITKTDADIARKKASPTRSYQSTSLPPKTISVTPYSLRVKPKKPGIEKLTTVTIRENSPTTTTSKATTRKHIKTTTPATTKATTRSTTTTTTTTTTTTTTTTPKPSTTKTTTTTAAPPVSRTTPSTTTTPATTPSTTTSTTNPTTTTTTVTPTISSSTATLPKLDASLFTTFPILDTQPWRPIHREVPELLPGPPPAFPTKTLPGLGAPPSMPTTTMQTVNHLPQRRIDELELPFIGDNPTPPSAAMPALNVDPFGALPGFMGGSLRKPDGKLDNPSQQEQDMLFYHNFGSPVFLPGTENIERLGGALVEPHPLPVPLIDDVIVPPFRPINPTMDGLHKLQFNIDGSNERFEHLGGGVIAKKQENATQHEVQSKNKPLETTTPKFSSTSTTTVAVTGSTTPLKIEIGNMPNKPTENSVLADTIGEFFMELLNLPKEDNATISTTSTVEPEPIESRIEPDEIADDEVESQLPTTKAKPNFMNLKEIILQRNTPTPAPESTTTTSTTTTTTTKPTTTTTTTTTTIPIPTTKKNRVRPTAPTMLDDSNLFPSHSKWEFVNSSAPLNFGSNGNMRKVFNKTLQAWVSEDVEKTENLTLHDIKTRINNASNIQDISLIFDTLASKLGITPSASTKFPPFSHNKLKHSQRNETKVKLSSSSSTTTELPELIPESSVKNFIELPLQQREPFIKPMSSFMDDGSSEVLGAAIPVVGEAEVEVIDPLKYEELLKTSQFAEPITSTSTEPSPHRLVTLLPVRSNSGIRTYKPISEDLEFESQRSQSDSDIVSVSSNPQVQIPAQVQNQSQSQSQTQSSSSIRRKSNINQSRKFAQPPAEAIVKGGIKVTVKK, encoded by the exons ATGGATACCGTTTATGGCACCAAAAAGTACTTCCAGAGTTTGTCCGGAGTCAGTGATATCTATCGAACGCAGACATGTCGACAAATG AACACCTCCGAATACAATTATCAGAACACGCTGGGCCGACGCTCCCAGCTAGGCGCCTATTATCACATGAATAAGCAGCCATCGTATACGAATGATCACAGCATCAACAGTCAGTACGGCTATAATACCTGGGGCATCTGGCGGGATGGTCGCAACATTGCTCCGTCCACTTTTTCAACGAAGACCCATGCCCATTATCCAAAGAATCGTTCCTTCTCCATCATATTGACCACGGCGGCGTTTATAGTGCTGCTCGCTGTCATCTCCATAGCTGGATTGGCGTTCTACTTTAGTTCGATTAAGGCCACGCTCGAGGATC CTGTACTGGGCTTCGAGGGCTCCTTCCGCATTGCCAAGGGTGATCTCTATTCCACCGGACTAAAGTACAATCATACGACGACCTACAAACAAAAGATTGACTTTTACAAGCGCTTCGTGGAGCGCTCGCTTACTGATAACGGACTGCAACCATTGCGCACCGATGTCTGGGGCTTTGGTGAGGGTCCATTGATCAAGGTCTCATTCCGCGTGTTCCTCGATGTGCGCAAGCTGCCACA AAACATACTCAGCGTGGAGGAGTACATCAAGGAGTCGTTGTTCCTGGAAACATCCGCCAGCAAGTCGCTCTATCGTTCGATACGTTTAGACGCCGACTCAGTGGAGATCAAACGCATACTGGACGAACAGGTGGTGCGCTCAGCAGGCATCCTTAAGGAAGCT CAAACCGTGCCCACCAGCCAGACTCAACTGGAGAAGCGCTTGATGAAGAAGGGTGCTGGAGCAGGAGCGGGAGCTCCGTTGCAAACCAAACCCAGTGGGCTGAGCACACCGAAGCCACGTCCAGCTGTGCGTCCGCACTCGCCAGATGATGAGCCCGATATTGATGTGGAAAATGCACCCGTTATTCAGGGCTCCTTCGAGGGTTCCTTTGAGATAACCAAAACGGATGCGGACATTGCACGCAAGAAGGCGTCGCCCACACGTTCCTATCAGAGCACCAGTCTGCCACCGAAGACCATCTCTGTAACGCCTTATTCGTTGCGTGTGAAACCCAAGAAGCCGGGCATTGAGAAGTTGACGACAGTGACGATTCGGGAGAACTCaccgacgacaacaacgagtAAGGCGACCACCCGAAAGCACATCAAAACCACAACACCAGCGACGACTAAAGCTACAACTaggagcacaacaacaacaaccacgacgacgacaacaacaacaactacaactactcCCAAGCCCAGCACCACGAAGACTACAACCACGACGGCAGCGCCTCCAGTCTCCAGGACCACAccgagcacaacaacaacgccagcCACAACTCCtagcacaacaacaagtacCACCaatccaacaacaactacaacaacagtcaCACCAACGATAAGCAGCTCAACTGCTACGTTGCCAAAGCTGGATGCAAGTCTCTTCACCACCTTCCCAATACTCGACACGCAACCCTGGCGTCCCATCCATCGTGAGGTGCCCGAGTTGCTGCCCGGTCCGCCACCCGCTTTTCCCACCAAGACCTTGCCGGGCCTGGGTGCTCCACCATCGATGCCAACCACAACCATGCAGACTGTCAATCATCTGCCACAACGTCGTATAGATGAGCTGGAGCTGCCTTTTATTGGGGATAATCCTACGCCACCCTCAGCTGCTATGCCTGCTCTGAATGTGGATCCGTTTGGCGCGCTGCCCGGCTTTATGGGTGGATCGTTGCGTAAGCCGGATGGCAAGTTGGATAATCCCAGTCAGCAGGAGCAGGACATGCTCTTCTATCACAACTTTGGCAGTCCTGTCTTTCTACCGGGCACCGAGAATATTGAACGCTTGGGCGGCGCTCTTGTGGAGCCGCATCCGTTGCCCGTGCCGCTGATCGATGATGTGATTGTGCCACCTTTTAGGCCCATTAATCCCACCATGGATGGACTGCATAAGCTGCAGTTTAACATCGATGGAAGCAACGAAAGATTTGAGCATTTGGGAGGTGGAGTCATTGCCAAGAAGCAGGAGAACGCCACACAGCACGAAGTCCAATCGAAGAACAAGCCACTGGAAACCACGACACCCAAGTTCAGTTCAACTTCAACAACTACCGTTGCGGTCACTGGTTCCACAACGCCTCTGAAGATTGAGATAGGAAACATGCCTAATAAACCTACAGAAAACTCCGTGCTCGCCGATACTATTGGAGAGTTCTTCATGGAACTGCTGAATCTACCGAAGGAGGACAACGCCACCATCAGCACAACAAGCACAGTGGAGCCCGAGCCTATTGAATCCCGCATAGAGCCAGACGAGATCGCTGACGATGAAGTGGAGTCGCAGCTGCCCACAACAAAAGCTAAGCCAAACTTTATGAACCTCAAGGAAATCATACTGCAAAGGAACACGCCAACACCGGCTCCCGAATCCACTACAACGACAagcacaactacaactacaactactaaaccaaccacaaccacaactacgacaacgacaacaataccAATTCCGACGACTAAGAAAAACCGCGTGCGTCCAACCGCGCCCACAATGCTCGATGACTCTAATCTGTTTCCCTCGCATTCCAAGTGGGAATTCGTCAACAGCTCCGCGCCCCTCAATTTTGGTTCCAACGGCAACATGAGGAAGGTTTTCAACAAGACGTTGCAAGCTTGGGTCTCCGAGGATGTGGAGAAGACGGAAAACTTGACGTTGCACGACATCAAGACCCGAATTAACAATGCCAGCAATATACAGGACATATCTCTGATCTTTGACACGCTCGCCTCCAAATTGGGCATCACTCCCAGTGCTTCCACCAAGTTTCCGCCCTTCTCCCACAATAAACTAAAACATAGCCAGCGCAATGAGACCAAGGTGAAGCTCAGCTCGAGCTCTTCCACCACCACTGAGCTGCCCGAATTAATACCGGAATCGAGCGTGAAGAACTTTATCGAACTCCCACTGCAGCAGCGTGAACCTTTCATCAAGCCCATGTCTAGTTTTATGGATGATGGATCGTCTGAAGTGCTTGGCGCTGCGATTCCAGTTGTGGGCGAGGCAGAGGTTGAGGTCATTGATCCATTAAAGTATGAGGAACTACTGAAAACATCACAGTTTGCCGAACCCATCACATCCACATCAACAGAGCCAAGTCCTCATCGCTTAGTCACCCTACTCCCGGTTCGCTCCAACTCGGGCATTCGGACGTACAAGCCCATCTCTGAAGATCTTGAATTTGAATCGCAACGCAGTCAAAGTGACAGCGATATCGTGTCCGTTTCCAGCAATCCTCAAGTCCAGATACCTGCTCAGGTGCAGAACCAATCGCAGTCACAGTCTCAAACCCAATCGAGCAGTAGCATACGTCGCAAGAGCAACATAAATCAAAGCCGTAAATTTGCTCAGCCGCCTGCGGAGGCGATTGTCAAAGGTGGAATCAAAGTCACCGTAAAGAAGTGA
- the LOC132791592 gene encoding V-type proton ATPase subunit e 2, translated as MGAAFFPILFFTALWGAVGIGMPIMTPNGPHQNLIRCILMLTAACCWLFWLCCYMAQMNPLIGPKIKRDALAMIAKSWSGNTLRDA; from the coding sequence atgGGAGCAGCGTTCTTTCCAATTCTATTTTTCACAGCCCTTTGGGGAGCTGTGGGCATTGGAATGCCGATTATGACGCCAAACGGCCCGCATCAGAATTTAATACGTTGTATTCTGATGCTAACTGCGGCCTGTTGTTGGCTGTTCTGGCTCTGCTGCTATATGGCCCAGATGAATCCTTTGATTGGACCAAAAATTAAACGTGATGCCCTTGCTATGATTGCAAAGTCGTGGAGTGGTAATACGCTGCGAGATGCATAA
- the LOC132793123 gene encoding zinc finger matrin-type protein 2 translates to MTMRPDDHRRKWDKNEYQKLAQERLLNQTAPKEEEPVQRENLKRRDYKVDLDSKLGKSVVINKNTPTSQSGGYYCNVCDCVVKDSINFLDHINGKKHQRNLGMSMKVERSTVDQVKERFQQNKKKMEEKQKDYELDKRLREAKEEEDRYKEHRKEKRKERKRKAEENGSGGNDFANGLPDDMAAIMGFSGFGGSKKNS, encoded by the exons ATGACGATGCGACCCGATGACCACCGCAGAAAATGGGACAAGAACGAGTATCAAAAGTTGGCTCAGGAGCGCCTGCTCAATCAAACGGCGCCCAAGGAAGAAG AGCCTGTGCAGCGAGAGAATCTCAAACGACGTGACTACAAGGTTGACCTCGATAGCAAATTGGGCAAAAGTGTTGTgatcaacaaaaacacaccTACCTCACAATCTGGCGGCTACTATTGCAATGTTTGCGATTGTGTCGTCAAGGATTCGATCAATTTTCTGGATCACATCAATGGCAAGAAGCATCAACGGAATCTGGGCATGTCCATGAAAGTGGAGCGCAGCACCGTTGATCAGGTCAAGGAGCGCTTTCAAcagaacaaaaagaaaatggagGAGAAGCAAAAAGACTACGAACTGGATAAGAGATTGCGCGAGGccaaggaggaggaggatcGCTACAAGGAGCACAGAAAAGAGAAGCGAAAAGAGCGCAAACGCAAAGCCGAGGAGAATGGGAGCGGTGGCAATGACTTCGCCAATGGACTGCCTGATGACATGGCTGCCATTATGGGTTTCTCTGGCTTTGGCGGCTCGAAGAAGAACTCATAG
- the LOC132793120 gene encoding phosphatidylserine lipase ABHD16A yields MSFYNYIFGPKLYMEYKGVPEPQRKIYEPGAVEKFGEQILSTLSVVWSLSYYTSPLIFTFLYRRGYFVSDSIPTLAKFTTSVGLIVVLSLLMRGVGRRQSKAYTNMVNALAQAKGNKSSEPLRRFDIDFSAWPIDFDVKALAGDLKKPTNTVSRREEKLSIATLPCELIAYLAINTFGLSMIYPGSVKLLQKFMRPMLIAGRAKLIEDDNGIRYKVKTIDSNEIDTLFIDNRNDNVGNGKTLVICSEGNAGFYEVGIMSTPIALKYSVLGWNHPGFAGSTGSPHPEQDKNAIDAVVRFAINQLGFAVEDIILYGWSIGGFSTLWAASIYPEVKGVILDATFDDVLYLAQPRMPASLGGIVRVAIRKHCNLNNAELAMNYNGPLLLIRRTEDEIIAEDNRIDTNRGNYLTMSVLKYRYPNLFTAAQLSTTKGLLSKPLESFNYTVAEEKLCMSRLITYASDEGKSFPMLIGADYSEEMRNQMALFLLRKHLRDYNSTHCTQLPGEFFNIPWDIPIEHGFVFT; encoded by the exons atgagtttctataattatatattcgGACCAAAGTTGTACATGGAGTACAAAGGTGTACCCGAACCGCAG CGAAAAATTTACGAACCCGGCGCAGTTGAAAAGTTCGGAGAGCAAATATTGTCCACG CTGTCAGTAGTTTGGTCGCTCAGCTATTACACGTCACCGCTGATCTTCACATTCCTGTATAGACGCGGCTATTTTGTGTCCGACTCGATACCAACGCTGGCGAAATTCACAACTAGCGTGGGCTTAATCGTTGTCCTCTCACTGTTGATGCGCGGCGTTGGACGCCGTCAGTCCAAGGCATATACGAACATGGTGAATGCTCTTGCACAGGCAAAGGGAAACAAATCATCGGAGCCACTGCGTCGCTTTGACATCGACTTTTCAGCCTGGCCAATTGATTTCGATGTTAAAGCCTTGGCCGG CGACCTCAAGAAGCCCACAAATACTGTGAGTCGACGTGAAGAGAAATTAAGTATTGCAACATTGCCCTGTGAGTTGATTGCTTATTTGGCCATCAATACCTTTGGTCTCTCCATGATTTATCCGGGTTCCGTCAAACTGTTGCAAAAATTCATGC GACCAATGTTGATCGCAGGACGAGCCAAACTCATTGAGGACGACAATGGTATTCGCTACAAAGTGAAAACGATTGATTCAAACGAAATCGATACACTGTTCATCGATAATCGTAACGATAACGTGGGCAATGGCAAAACACTCGTCATTTGCTCCGAGGGCAATGCTGGATTCTATGAGGTGGGCATCATGAGCACACCCATTGCCCTGAAATACTCGGTGCTGGGCTGGAATCATCCCGGCTTTGCTGGCAGCACGGGCAGCCCGCATCCCGAGCAGGATAAGAACGCTATCGATGCTGTTGTTCGATTTGCCATCAATCAACTGGGCTTTGCCGTTGAGGACATCATCTTGTATGGTTGGAGTATTGGCGGATTCAGTACCTTATGGGCGGCATCCATCTATCCAGAGGTCAAGGGTGTG ATTCTTGATGCCACATTCGATGATGTGCTCTATTTAGCGCAGCCGCGTATGCCGGCTAGTCTTGGTGGCATTGTTCGCGTTGCCATACGCAAGCATTGCAATCTGAATAATGCAGAATTGGCAATGAATTACAATGGACCCTTGCTGTTGATACGTCGCACCGAAGATGAGATAATTGCCGA GGATAATCGCATTGATACAAATCGTGGCAATTATCTGACCATGTCGGTGCTCAAGTATCGCTATCCCAACTTGTTTACTGCTGCACAATTGTCGACGACCAAGGGATTGCTATCGAAGCCATTGGAATCGTTTAATTACACCGTCGCCGAGGAGAAACTCTGCATGTCGCGCCTTATTACTTATGCCTCCGATGAGGGTAAATCATTCCCCATGTTGATTGGTGCCGATTACAGCGAAGAAATGCGCAATCAAATGGCATTGTTTTTG TTGCGCAAGCATTTACGTGATTACAACTCGACACATTGCACACAATTGCCCGGGGAGTTCTTCAACATTCCATGGGACATACCCATCGAGCATGGATTTGTATTCACTTAA
- the LOC132793119 gene encoding NF-X1-type zinc finger protein NFXL1, with protein MEKFNKAQAKNLAAAQKMMDTYASSSEDEGELDEKHILDLLYKHYQSAPGGARSVERNDANRTATFLENTLHSGAATCLICIGSIRRVESIWSCKNCYCFFHLQCIQRWANDSLMQMKVKAEQQQNGSQGHYNHLGEFVPPKRQKAVHWCCPQCRRDYQPSDRPTQYECFCGKEANPQPQPFLVPHSCGEICGKLLQPKCGHDCKLLCHPGPCPPCAQLANCSCLCGKSAPRSVRCLDKSWQCQQTCQALLACGKHKCNQKCHRPGQCPPCTSKSSQPCDCKQETKVVNCSEPKWKCNRICGASFACGVHNCDKVCHAGPCGGGECPLSVRSCPCGKTIKAGICGEAAETCGDTCQKLLSCGKHSCAQRCHRGPCNLCLVRTKKKCRCGLHEKELPCSKEFTCETKCKQMRDCGKHGCNRKCCGDQCPPCEKICGKQLSCNKHKCQSVCHNGPCYPCKVESQVNCRCGKTRRNVPCGREKNARIACPELCRITAKCHHAIKHRCHKGECPPCTQPCGLPNDSSGCGHICQARCHAANRVLKPTDSRATRGNKYEYRALPHPRCEQGVVVTCIGGHEVATWPCWNSKPTSCQRKCARQLKCGNHSCELVCHAVPNPQDMQQQLGCGNCEQGCDIARPAGCVHACARGCHPAPCAPCASVIKQKCHCALNQIVYKCSEYYSEFNTEESIVSELREKLRSCGNRCIKNLGCGHRCMAICHSGKCPNPQLCRKKVRIYCSCKRIKLEVACDKHRAGLTHLECDENCQAERSKAQATEQQELDLRLRQEEAKNKLELEKFEQKFGKRKPKERKAVDVEPTKLNIDWKRVAIYAAFVLVVVGAMAVAFYADS; from the exons atggaaaaatttaataaagccCAGGCCAAAAATTTGGCAGCCGCTCAAAAAATGATGGATACGTACGCTTCCAGCTCTGAGGATGAAGGAGAACTGGATGAAAAGCATATACTGG ATTTGCTATATAAACATTACCAAAGCGCACCAGGCGGTGCACGCAGCGTTGAACGCAACGATGCAAATCGTACGGCAACATTCCTGGAAAACACCTTGCACTCGGGTGCCGCCACCTGTCTCATCTGCATTGGCAGCATTCGACGCGTGGAGTCAATTTGGTCCTGCAAGAACTGTTACTGCTTCTTCCACTTGCAGTGCATTCAGCGTTGGGCCAATGACAGTCTGATGCAAATGAAGGTGAAAGCCGAACAGCAGCAGAATGGAAGCCAAGGACACTACAATCATCTGGGCGAGTTTGTGCCGCCCAAGCGCCAGAAAGCCGTGCACTGGTGTTGTCCACAGTGCCGACGTGATTACCAACCTAGCGATCGACCAACACAATACGAATGCTTCTGCGGCAAAGAGGCAAACCCACAGCCACAACCGTTTCTAGTGCCGCATTCGTGCGGTGAAATCTGTGGAAAATTGCTGCAACCGAAATGTGGTCACGATTGCAAACTGCTCTGTCATCCCGGACCATGTCCGCCCTGCGCTCAACTAGCGAACTGCTCATGTCTGTGTGGCAAATCCGCTCCACGCTCGGTGCGCTGCCTCGACAAAAGTTGGCAGTGCCAGCAAACC TGTCAAGCGCTTTTAGCATGTGGCAAGCACAAGTGCAACCAGAAGTGTCATCGACCTGGTCAGTGTCCGCCGTGCACGAGCAAGAGCTCCCAGCCATGTGATTGCAAGCAGGAAACGAAGGTTGTCAATTGCTCCGAGCCCAAATGGAAGTGCAACAGA ATTTGTGGCGCTTCGTTTGCCTGCGGCGTTCACAACTGCGACAAGGTGTGCCATGCTGGACCTTGTGGAGGCGGCGAATGTCCTTTAAGCGTGCGCAGCTGCCCGTGTGGCAAGACC ATCAAAGCGGGCATTTGCGGTGAGGCGGCGGAAACTTGTGGCGATACCTGCCAGAAACTTTTGTCCTGCGGCAAGCACTCTTGTGCGCAACGCTGTCATCGTGGCCCCTGCAATTTG TGTCTGGTGAGAACGAAGAAGAAGTGTCGCTGCGGCTTGCATGAGAAGGAGTTGCCCTGCTCCAAGGAGTTCACCTGCGAAACGAAGTGCAAACAGATGCGTGATTGTGGCAAGCATGGTTGCAATCGCAAG TGCTGCGGTGATCAGTGTCCGCCGTGCGAAAAGATTTGCGGCAAGCAATTGAGCTGCAACAAGCACAAGTGTCAGTCCGTCTGCCACAATGGACCGTGTTATCCCTGCAAAGTGGAATCGCAGGTTAACTGTCGCTGCGGCAAGACGCGACGCAATGTGCCGTGTGGTCGGGAAAAGAATGCACGCATTGCCTGCCCCGAGCTGTGTCG CATCACAGCGAAATGTCATCATGCCATCAAGCATCGTTGCCATAAAGGCGAATGCCCGCCCTGCACCCAGCCATGTGGATTGCCCAATGACTCGAGCGGCTGTGGACACATTTGTCAGGCGCGTTGTCATGCCGCCAACCGGGTGTTAAAGCCAACGGATTCACGTGCAACACGTGGCAATAAG TATGAATATCGCGCATTGCCCCATCCACGTTGTGAGCAGGGAGTTGTTGTCACCTGCATTGGTGGCCATGAGGTTGCCACTTGGCCGTGTTGGAACTCAAAGCCCACATCATGCCAGCGCAAGTGTGCACGACAATTGAAGTGTGGGAATCACAGTTGCGAACTCGTCTGTCACGCCGTGCCAAATCCCCAGGatatgcaacagcagctgggtTGTGGCAATTGCGAGCAAGGATGTGACATTGCTCGGCCAGCAGGTTGTGTACATGCTTGTGCCAGAGGCTGTCATCCGGCGCCATGTGCACCATGTGCTTCGGTCATCAAGCAAAAATGCCACTGTGCTCTCAATCAGATTGTGTACAAGTGCAGCGAGTATTACAGCGAATTCAACACTGAGGAAAGCATTGTGTCGGAGCTTCGCGAGAAACTGCGCAGCTGCGGCAATCGCTGCATCAAGAAC CTTGGCTGTGGGCATCGCTGTATGGCCATATGCCACTCGGGCAAGTGCCCCAATCCGCAGCTGTGTCGGAAAAAGGTGCGCATATACTGCAGCTGTAAGCGTATTAAATTGGAGGTTGCCTGTGACAAGCATCGAGCTGGTCTAACACACTTGGAATGCGATGAGAATTGTCAGGCCGAACGATCAAAGGCCCAGGCGACGGAGCAACAGGAGCTGGACCTGCGATTGCGTCAGGAGGAGGCAAAGAATAAATTGGAGCTGGAAAAATTCGAACAAAAGTTCGGTAAACGCAAGCCTAAGGAACGCAAAGCTGTGGATGTTGAGCCtaccaaattaaatatagaTTGGAAACGTGTGGCCATCTATGCGGCTTTTGTACTGGTTGTGGTGGGCGCTATGGCCGTAGCATTCTATGCGGATAGTTAG
- the LOC132793122 gene encoding female-specific protein transformer, with translation MNADSSSRTPRGSERRQPKKIPYFADEARERDRVQNLRKRTRRTTPPRAPRYGRSQRSRSRSRSADRSRDRLRRQRSRSYDRRRSRSGSYKKVTSSSSFSRRRRSRSRSRSRTPRIITVPVPVPAADYNYAYGWSHPHPPRQHYDPMYPPMLPFGMNPRPPRPYFAPYPQFPPFQRFHRSGAFAARPRFNYVRNVRHQPN, from the exons atgaatgcTGACAGCAGTAGCCGTACTCCGAGAG GCTCCGAAAGACGCCAGCCCAAAAAGATACCATATTTCGCTGATGAAGCGCGTGAGCGAGACCGAGTGCAGAACCTGCGCAAAAGAACAAGACGCACAACACCACCAAGAGCTCCGAGGTATGGACGCAGTCAACGTAGCCGATCGAGATCCCGTTCCGCTGATAGAAGCAGAGACCGACTACGACGACAACGGTCCCGAAGTTATGACCGCAGGCGTAGTCGAAGTGGCAGCTACAAAAAGGTCACTTCGTCATCTTCATTCTCGCGTCGCCGGCGAAGTCGTAGCCGCAGTCGATCGCGAACCCCTCGAATAATAACTGTTCCTGTGCCAGTTCCTGCCGCCGACTATAACTATGCTTAT GGCTGGTCGCATCCGCATCCACCAAGACAACACTACGATCCAATGTATCCCCCGATGTTGCCATTTGGAATGAATCCCCGTCCACCACGGCCTTACTTTGCCCCATATCCACAGTTTCCACCATTTCAGAGATTTCACAGATCTGGAGCATTTGCGGCTCGTCCACGATTTAACTATGTGAGGAATGTGCGACACCAACCAAATTGA